The following coding sequences are from one Bos mutus isolate GX-2022 chromosome 22, NWIPB_WYAK_1.1, whole genome shotgun sequence window:
- the TCIRG1 gene encoding V-type proton ATPase 116 kDa subunit a 3, translated as MGSMFRSEEVALVQLFLPTAAAYTCVSQLGELGLVEFRDLNASVSAFQRRFVVDVRRCEELEKTFTFLQEEVRRAGLMLPLPEAGLPAPPPRDLLRIQEETDRLAQELRDVRGNQQALRAQWHQLQLHSAVLGQGHSPPSVATHTDGPSERTPLLQAPGGPHQDLRVNFVAGAVEPHKAAALERLLWRACRGFLIASFRETEQQLEDPVTGEPATWMTFLISYWGGQIGQKIRKITDCFHCHVFPFAEEEAARHAALQQLQQQSQELQEVLGETERFLSQVLGRVQRLLPPWQVQIRKMKAVYLALNQCSVSSTHRCLIAEAWCATRDLPTLQQALQDSSSEAGVSAVVHCIPCRDMPPTLIRTNRFTASFQGIVDAYGVGRYQEVNPAPYTIITFPFLFAVMFGDVGHGLLMFLFALAMVLAENQPAVKSAQNEIWRTFFGGRYLLLLMGLFSVYTGFIYNECFSRATAIFPSGWSVAAMANQSGWSDAFLAQHQLLALDPNVTGVFLGPYPFGIDPVWSLAVNHLSFLNSFKMKMSIILGVTHMTFGVVLGVFNHVHFGQWHRLLLETLPELVFLLGLFGYLVFLVVYKWLSFTAASAATAPSILIHFINMFLFSRSRTNKPLFQGQEVVQSTLVVLALATVPVLLLGTPLFLRRRHQRRQSSRRRQPLDEDKAGLLGQPNVSVASQNCDEEKAGCLGDQEEEEFVLSEVFMHQAIHTIEFCLGCISNTASYLRLWALSLAHAQLSEVLWAMVMRVGLGLGGEMGVEAVVLVPVFAAFAVMTVAILLVMEGLSAFLHALRLHWVEFQNKFYSGSGYKLSPFTFAVEDE; from the exons ATGGGCTCCATGTTCCGGAGCGAGGAGGTGGCACTGGTCCAGCTCTTCCTGCCCACAGCTGCCGCCTACACCTGCGTGAGCCAGCTCGGGGAGCTGGGCCTGGTGGAGTTCAGGGAT CTCAACGCCTCAGTGAGTGCCTTCCAGAGACGCTTCGTGGTGGATGTTCGGCGCTGTGAAGAGTTGGAGAAGACCTTCA CCTTCCTGCAGGAGGAGGTGCGGCGGGCTGGGCTGATGCTGCCTCTGCCCGAGGCGGGGCTGCCGGCGCCCCCGCCCCGCGACCTTCTGCGCATCCAGGAGGAGACTGACCGCCTGGCTCAGGAGCTCCGGGACGTGCGGGGCAACCAGCAGGCCCTGCGGGCCCAGTGGCACCAGCTGCAGCTCCACTCTGCCGTGCTGGGCCAGGGCCACAGTCCCCCG TCGGTGGCCACTCACACCGATGGGCCCTCGGAAAGGACCCCCCTGCTCCAGGCCCCCGGAGGGCCGCACCAGGACCTGAGGGTCAA CTTCGTGGCCGGTGCGGTGGAACCCCACAAGGCCGCGGCCCTGGAGCGCCTGCTCTGGAGGGCCTGCCGCGGCTTCCTCATCGCCAGCTTCCGGGAGACGGAACAGCAGCTGGAGGACCCAGTGACG GGTGAGCCTGCCACGTGGATGACCTTCCTCATCTCCTACTGGGGCGGGCAGATAGGGCAGAAGATCCGCAAGATCACTGACTG CTTCCACTGCCATGTCTTCCCGTTTGCGGAGGAGGAGGCAGCCCGGCATGCAGCCCTGCAGCAGCTGCAACAGCAGAGCCAGGAGCTGCAGGAG GTCCTGGGGGAGACGGAGCGCTTCCTGAGCCAGGTGCTGGGCCGCGTGCAGAGGCTGCTGCCGCCCTGGCAAGTGCAGATCCGCAAGATGAAGGCCGTGTACCTGGCCCTCAACCAGTGCAGCGTGAGCTCCACGCACAGGTGCCTCATCgccgaggcctggtgtgccacgCGTGACCTGCCCACCCTGCAGCAGGCCCTGCAGGACAGCTCG AGCGAGGCAGGTGTGAGCGCCGTGGTTCACTGCATCCCCTGCCGGGACATGCCCCCCACGCTCATCCGTACCAACCGCTTCACGGCCAGCTTCCAGGGCATTGTGGACGCCTATGGTGTGGGCCGCTACCAGGAGGTCAACCCGG CACCCTACACCATCATcaccttccccttcctctttgcTGTCATGTTCGGTGACGTGGGCCACGGGCTGCTCATGTTCCTCTTCGCCCTGGCCATGGTGCTGGCCGAGAACCAGCCGGCTGTGAAGTCAGCGCAGAACGAG ATCTGGAGGACCTTCTTCGGGGGCCGCTACCTGCTGCTGCTCATGGGCCTGTTCTCCGTCTACACTGGCTTCATTTACAATGAGTGCTTCAGCCGTGCCACGGCCATCTTCCCCTCGGGCTGGAGCGTGGCGGCCATGGCCAACCAGTCCGGCTGGAG CGATGCCTTCCTGGCCCAGCACCAGCTGCTTGCCCTGGACCCCAACGTCACTGGCGTCTTCCTGGGACCCTACCCCTTTGGCATTGACCCT GTCTGGAGCCTGGCCGTCAACCACCTGAGCTTCCTCAACTCCTTCAAGATGAAGATGTCCATCATCCTGGGGGTCACCCACATGACCTTTGGGGTGGTCCTGGGAGTCTTCAACCACGT GCACTTCGGCCAGTGGCACCGGCTGCTGCTGGAGACCCTCCCCGAGCTGGTCTTCCTGCTGGGGCTGTTCGGCTACCTGGTCTTCCTGGTCGTCTACAAGTGGCTGAGCTTCACGGCCGCCAGCGCTGCCACGGCCCCCAGCATCCTGATCCACTTCATCAACATGTTCCTCTTCTCGCGCAGCCGCACCAACAAGCCGCTCTTCCAGGGGCAG GAGGTGGTGCAGTCCACCCTGGTGGTCCTGGCCCTGGCCACGGTGCCTGTGCTGCTGCTGGGCACTCCCCTGTTCCTGCGCCGGAGGCACCAGCGTCGCCAGTCTTCCCGGAGGCGGCAACCGCTG GATGAGGACAAGGCCGGGCTCCTGGGCCAGCCCAACGTGTCTGTGGCCAGTCAGAACTGTGATGAGGAGAAGGCCGGATGCCTCGGGGACcaagaggaggaagag TTTGTCCTGTCCGAGGTGTTCATGCACCAGGCCATCCACACCATCGAGTTCTGCCTCGGCTGCATCTCCAACACGGCCTCCTACCTGCGCCTCTGGGCCCTAAGCCTGGCCCACGCCC AACTGTCGGAGGTCCTGTGGGCCATGGTGATGCGAGTTGGCTTGGGCCTGGGCGGCGAGATGGGCGTGGAGGCCGTGGTGCTGGTCCCCGTCTTTGCCGCCTTCGCCGTGATGACCGTGGCCATCCTGCTGGTGATGGAGGGGCTCTCGGCCTTCCTGCACGCGCTGCGGCTGCACTG GGTGGAGTTCCAGAACAAGTTCTACTCGGGCTCCGGCTACAAGCTGAGCCCCTTCACCTTTGCCGTGGAGGATGAGTAA